From the Desulfobacteraceae bacterium genome, one window contains:
- a CDS encoding ASKHA domain-containing protein, with the protein PPVAVAGEVLVRENLAGVGAVMALMDRRARARVRALARSITVVELAHEPDFQARFVRATQFPPLDASGWPVTATP; encoded by the coding sequence CCCCCGGTGGCGGTGGCCGGCGAGGTCCTGGTGCGGGAGAACCTGGCCGGGGTGGGGGCCGTCATGGCGCTCATGGACCGCCGGGCGCGAGCCAGGGTGCGGGCCCTGGCCCGGAGCATCACGGTCGTCGAACTGGCGCACGAGCCGGATTTCCAGGCCCGTTTCGTGCGAGCCACCCAGTTCCCGCCCCTGGATGCCAGCGGGTGGCCGGTGACCGCAACCCCGTGA
- a CDS encoding citrate synthase codes for MAETVKITFDGKTIELPLLVGTEGERAIDISKLRAETGLITWDPGFANTGSCSSAITFMDGERGILRYRGIPIEELAERSSFKETAFLLVHGVLPTRQELNRFSVLLNDHSLVHEDMQIFYQNYPRASHPMGILSSMVNALRSFYPVLSTIEEEINITVTRLLSKVRTLAAMSYKISRGHKVVYPRPDLPYCANFLNMMFDSPVNPYAIDEDVVRALSVFWILHADHEQNCSTSAVRVVGSGRVNLYAAISAGIAALWGPLHGGANQAVIEMLSMIKDEGVSIRRVLERAKDRNDAFRLMGFGHRVYRTYDPRAKIMKKMCDRVLRKFSATDPLLDIAQELEAAALADDYFVDHNLYPNVDFYSGIVLRAIGIPTNMFTVMFAIGRLPGWIAQWKESMDDPDWRLCRPRQLYVGPTVTHYVPIDERG; via the coding sequence ATGGCTGAAACCGTGAAAATCACCTTTGATGGAAAAACCATCGAGCTGCCCCTGCTCGTGGGAACCGAGGGGGAGCGGGCCATCGATATTTCAAAGCTGCGGGCCGAGACGGGTCTGATCACCTGGGATCCGGGCTTCGCCAACACCGGCAGCTGCTCCAGCGCCATCACGTTCATGGACGGCGAGCGGGGAATTCTGCGCTATCGGGGCATTCCCATCGAGGAGCTTGCCGAGCGCTCCAGCTTCAAGGAGACCGCCTTTCTCCTGGTTCACGGGGTGCTGCCCACGCGCCAGGAACTCAACCGCTTTTCGGTCTTGTTGAACGACCATTCGCTGGTGCACGAGGACATGCAGATCTTCTACCAGAACTATCCGCGCGCCTCGCACCCCATGGGGATTCTCTCCTCGATGGTAAACGCCCTGAGGAGTTTCTACCCGGTGTTGTCCACGATCGAGGAGGAAATCAACATCACGGTGACCCGCCTGCTGTCCAAGGTGAGAACCCTGGCGGCCATGTCCTACAAGATATCCCGCGGCCACAAGGTGGTCTACCCGCGGCCGGACCTGCCCTACTGCGCCAATTTTCTCAACATGATGTTCGACTCGCCGGTAAACCCCTACGCCATCGACGAGGACGTCGTCCGGGCGCTGAGCGTCTTCTGGATCCTGCACGCCGATCATGAGCAGAACTGCTCCACCTCCGCGGTCCGGGTTGTGGGCAGCGGCCGGGTCAACCTCTATGCGGCCATTTCGGCCGGGATCGCGGCCCTCTGGGGGCCGCTGCACGGCGGCGCCAACCAGGCCGTGATCGAGATGCTCTCGATGATCAAGGATGAGGGGGTCAGCATTCGGCGCGTGCTGGAGCGGGCCAAGGACCGCAATGACGCCTTCCGGCTGATGGGCTTCGGCCACCGGGTCTATCGGACCTACGACCCGCGCGCCAAGATCATGAAGAAGATGTGCGACCGGGTGCTCAGAAAGTTCAGCGCCACCGATCCCCTGCTGGACATCGCCCAGGAGCTGGAAGCCGCGGCCCTCGCGGACGATTATTTCGTCGACCACAACCTCTACCCCAACGTCGACTTCTACAGCGGGATCGTGCTGCGGGCCATCGGGATTCCCACCAACATGTTCACCGTGATGTTCGCCATCGGGCGGCTGCCCGGCTGGATCGCCCAGTGGAAGGAAAGCATGGACGACCCCGACTGGCGCTTGTGCCGGCCCCGCCAGCTTTACGTCGGCCCCACGGTGACCCACTACGTGCCCATCGACGAGCGCGGCTGA
- a CDS encoding uracil-xanthine permease family protein, protein MAEKSAVAVYRFRLRDGLVGAQMLFVAFGALVLVPLLTGLNPNVALFTAGLGTLIFQFITKGMVPIFLASSFAFIAPIIYGVQTWGIPATLCGLAAAGGAYVILSVLVRWQGSEMLQRLLPPTVTGPVIMVIGLILAPVAVHMALGRSGDGSLVLVPQKTALIVSMLSLGTTVAVSLLGRGMLRLIPILCGIMVGYGVSLTLGLVDFTPVGQAPWLAMPAFVFPQWSWQAIFYIVPVAIAPAIEHFGDILAIGSITGENYLRKPGIHRTLMGDGIATAAASLLGGPPNTTYSEVTGAVALIKIYNPAVMTWAAIFAVALAFVGKVGALLQTIPTPVMGGIMLLLFGAIMVVGLNSLVRAGKDLTEARSLTIVALILVFGIGGMTLSFGKFSIGGIGLAGIVGVLLNLVLPRSRPASE, encoded by the coding sequence ATGGCCGAAAAAAGCGCTGTGGCGGTTTACCGATTCCGATTGCGGGACGGCCTGGTGGGGGCCCAAATGCTGTTTGTGGCTTTCGGGGCCCTGGTCCTGGTACCGCTTTTGACGGGCCTCAACCCCAACGTCGCGCTTTTCACCGCCGGGCTCGGCACCCTGATCTTCCAGTTCATCACCAAGGGGATGGTGCCGATCTTCCTGGCGTCGTCCTTCGCCTTCATCGCCCCGATCATCTACGGCGTCCAGACATGGGGAATCCCGGCGACCCTCTGCGGCCTGGCCGCCGCCGGGGGTGCCTATGTCATTCTGAGCGTGCTGGTCCGCTGGCAGGGCAGCGAGATGCTGCAGCGGCTCCTGCCGCCGACGGTCACCGGCCCGGTGATCATGGTCATTGGCCTGATTCTGGCACCGGTGGCGGTGCACATGGCGCTGGGCAGAAGCGGCGACGGGTCGCTCGTGCTGGTGCCCCAGAAAACCGCCCTGATCGTCTCCATGCTCTCCCTGGGCACCACCGTGGCGGTGTCGCTCCTGGGCCGGGGGATGCTGCGGCTGATCCCCATCCTCTGCGGCATCATGGTCGGCTATGGGGTATCGTTGACGCTCGGGCTGGTGGACTTCACGCCGGTGGGCCAAGCCCCCTGGCTGGCGATGCCGGCCTTTGTCTTTCCCCAGTGGAGCTGGCAGGCCATTTTTTACATCGTGCCGGTGGCCATCGCACCGGCCATCGAGCATTTCGGCGACATCCTGGCCATCGGTTCGATCACCGGTGAAAATTACCTCCGCAAACCGGGCATCCACCGCACCTTGATGGGCGATGGGATCGCCACGGCGGCGGCCTCGCTGCTGGGGGGCCCGCCCAACACCACCTATTCGGAGGTCACCGGCGCCGTCGCCCTGATCAAGATCTACAACCCGGCCGTGATGACCTGGGCGGCCATTTTTGCGGTGGCGCTGGCCTTCGTGGGCAAGGTCGGGGCCTTGCTTCAAACCATCCCCACCCCCGTGATGGGCGGCATCATGCTGCTGCTCTTCGGCGCCATCATGGTGGTCGGCCTGAACAGCCTGGTGCGCGCCGGCAAGGACCTGACCGAGGCCCGCAGCCTCACCATCGTGGCCCTCATCCTGGTCTTTGGCATCGGCGGCATGACCCTCTCCTTCGGTAAATTCTCCATCGGCGGCATCGGTCTGGCCGGCATCGTCGGGGTCCTGCTGAACCTGGTGCTGCCCAGGAGCCGGCCGGCCAGCGAGTAG
- the upp gene encoding uracil phosphoribosyltransferase produces the protein MPVTVVNHPLIKHKLGLMREKDLSTKDFRDLAQELARLLTYEATKDLKTINRTIRGWAGPVRVQRIKGKKITVVPILRAGLGMMDAVLDLIPSAKVSVVGFYRNEETLEPVNYYVKLASNMQERIALILDPMLATGGTLIATVDLLKAAGCRRIKGLFVVAAPEGIRRLEEKHPDVEIFTAAIDDNLNDIGYILPGLGDAGDKIFGTK, from the coding sequence GTGCCCGTTACCGTCGTCAACCATCCGCTGATCAAGCACAAGCTTGGCCTGATGCGCGAAAAAGACCTGTCCACCAAGGATTTTCGTGACCTGGCCCAGGAGCTTGCGCGCCTGCTGACCTATGAGGCCACCAAGGATCTCAAAACCATCAACCGCACCATCCGCGGTTGGGCGGGTCCGGTGCGGGTGCAGCGCATCAAGGGTAAAAAGATTACGGTCGTCCCGATTCTGCGCGCCGGGTTGGGAATGATGGATGCGGTCCTGGACCTGATCCCTTCCGCCAAGGTCAGTGTGGTGGGATTTTACCGCAACGAAGAGACCCTGGAGCCGGTCAACTACTATGTTAAGCTGGCCAGCAACATGCAGGAGCGCATCGCGCTGATTCTCGACCCCATGCTGGCCACCGGCGGCACCCTGATCGCGACCGTGGACCTGCTGAAAGCCGCCGGCTGCCGCAGGATCAAGGGCCTTTTCGTGGTGGCGGCCCCCGAGGGCATTCGGCGGCTGGAGGAAAAACACCCCGACGTTGAGATCTTCACAGCCGCCATCGATGACAATCTGAACGATATCGGATATATCCTGCCGGGTCTGGGGGATGCCGGAGACAAGATTTTCGGCACCAAATAG